TCCACGGTGAGCAGGGAGCGCTGCTGGCCGCTGCGCAGCTCGTCAACTCCGTGCCCGACATCGAGAGCAAGCTCTACGCCGGCACGCAGGTGATGGACGAAGCGCGGCACGTGGAGGTGTTCGATCGCTACCTCCACGAGAAACTCGAGAACTCCTACCCGATCAGCCCCCACCTGCGGAAGCTCCTCGATCTGATCCTGAAGGACAGCCGTTGGGACATGAAGCTGCTCGGCATGCAGATCATGGTGGAAGGCTTGGCCCTCGCCGCCTTCGGTGTCACCCGCAACAACGTGCTCGAACCCTTGCTCAAAGATCTGACCACCTACGTGCTTCAAGACGAAGCGCGCCACGTCGCCTACGGCGTGCTTTCCCTGCGCGACTACTACGCCGACGCCAGCGCCGCCGACGTGCAAGAGCGCGAAGACTTCGTCTACGAAGCCGCCGTGCTGATGCGCGACCGCTTCCTGTTCCAAGAAGTGTGGGAAAAGACCGGCCTGCCCGTCAAAGAATGCATGGAGATCACCCTCAATAACGAGGGCCAGCGCCAGTTCCGCCAACTCCTGTTCGCCAAGATCGTCCCCGCGGTCAAACGCATCGGTCTGCTCTCGGACCGCCAGCGCGCACGCTTCCAAGACCTCGGCATCCTCCAGTACGAAGACTGGGAGGACCCCTTCGAGGAGCTGAACAAAGCCGACGCCGAGTTCCAAGCCGAACAACGCGCCCGACAATCCGAAGCCGCCCCCGCCGCCGAATAGCCCCGCGCACTGGGAATAGCGCCGCGAATCGCAAATAGCGCCGCGCGAGGCAAGGCAGCGCGCGCATTGCGATAGCGCCGCGCGAGGCAAGGCAGCGCGCGTATTGCGATTGCGGCGCGCGCAGGTAGCGCGCGTGTTGCGATAGCGCATTCCTCCGCCAAGCTAGCGTTCTTGGGTTTGTAGGATCCTCCCAGAAACGTGGCGCGACTCCCGTCGCACCACCGCGCGAGCGCAGCCGCGCCCCACGGCAGCCCCCCCTCCACCGCGCCGGTCACCCCTGCCACCACCGACGCAAATGAGCGGCGCGCTCGGCACGATCCGCGGCCGGTGGAACACGCGGCGTGGGGCGGTGTCAGAGGCGGAATGCGACCTCTTTCGGCCCGCCTCCTCGCGACGAGCGCGGCGGTCGCCTTATGCGGCTGCATGTCAGCGCCGAAGGCGACGCGTCTGCCCGAATTTGCGCGCGCGGCTCCTCCACCGCCGGTCGTGACTTCCACCGCTCATGGCCCCGCAGCGCTACCCAGTCTCATCGGTCCTGACATCCTTGCGGAGCTCGCTCCGGAGCCGCCACGCCCGTGGCGAGGGCTCGGGCGCATGGGCGCCCGCATCCCGGGAACGTCGGACCATGAACCGCAAGGTGTCC
This genomic stretch from Polyangiaceae bacterium harbors:
- a CDS encoding ferritin-like domain-containing protein — its product is MAERNRAVDVEQIEASLNISFNWGYEKTRQDLRELYSKAKRSQWDSDERLDWSVDVDLEKNYIPEFMHPLFGSELFAKLDEKKHKELNIEMPAWTQSQFLHGEQGALLAAAQLVNSVPDIESKLYAGTQVMDEARHVEVFDRYLHEKLENSYPISPHLRKLLDLILKDSRWDMKLLGMQIMVEGLALAAFGVTRNNVLEPLLKDLTTYVLQDEARHVAYGVLSLRDYYADASAADVQEREDFVYEAAVLMRDRFLFQEVWEKTGLPVKECMEITLNNEGQRQFRQLLFAKIVPAVKRIGLLSDRQRARFQDLGILQYEDWEDPFEELNKADAEFQAEQRARQSEAAPAAE